From Procambarus clarkii isolate CNS0578487 chromosome 14, FALCON_Pclarkii_2.0, whole genome shotgun sequence:
agaagagttaggggggacatgatcaccacatacaagattctcaaaggaattgatagggtagataaggacatgccaTTTAACCcaagggcacacgcacaaggggacacaggtggaaattgagcgcccaaatgagctacatagatattagaaagaacttttttagtgtcagagtggttgacaaatggaatgcattagggggtgatgtggtggaggctgactccatacacagtttcaagtgtagatatgatagagcccaataggctcaggaacctgtacacctgttgattgacggttgagaggcgggaccaaagagccaaagctcaacccccgcaaacacaactaggtgagtacacacacacacacacacacacacacacacacacacacacacacacacacacacacacacacacacacacacacacacacacacacacacccagtacgAACCACTCGCAATATCTTGTGCTTCAAGTATTGATAAGAACTGTATTATATTCCTGGGAGCGGCAAgagttatttatataaatgttgacatatgtgtgtgtgtgtgtgtgtgtgtgtgtgtgtgtgtgtgtgtgtgtgtgtgtgtgcgtgtgtgtgtgtgtgtgtgtgtgtgtgtgtgtgtgtgtgtgtgtgcgtgcgtgcgtgtgtgtgtgtgtgtgtgtgtgtgtgtgtgtgtgtgtgcgtgcgtgtgtgtgtgtgtgtgtgtgtgtgtgtgtgtgtgtgtgtgtgtgtgtgtgtgtgcgtgcgtacgtgtgtgtgtgtgtgtgtgtgtgtgtgtgtgtgtgtgtgtgtgcgtgcgtgtgtgtgtgtgtgtgtgtgtgtgtgtgtgtgtgtgtgtgtgtgtgttatgcatGAGAATACACACGGGCGTACAAACAAACGTATAATTACTATCCAAAACAATTTTTGTTCTGGGTAGTAAATTTAATTCGTAATTGCTTGTGCCTGAAGtaaaggaaatatatatatatatatatatatatatatatatatatatatatatatatatatatatatatatatatatatatatatatatatatatatatatatatatattgtgtgcatTATTGCATATGTTTACGAGAGGTTGCAGCAGGGCTTCAGTGCATTCATTTAGTATCCACTGCAATATCTTCCTAAGCTCATTAAACCTTTGTTATATCCGTTACTGGTTGTATTTCCTCCACTGCCTCTGTAGCAATCTCAATGTCATTCAGAGCCGCTTGAGTTTGCCCACATGCCTCCCCTTCCTCTCGGATCAAGCACCTGCCCCCTGCTCTATTATAATGACCTCCTGGTTTATTAAGTTCATCACACACTACGCTTTCATTCTCCGTGAATGTGCCTCCATCTCTCTTCTGTTTCGTGACTTGTTCCTTAATGTTTCTGGGGGGAGGTATGTACCCTGATTGTACTTATGAATTGTTGATTGTGCCTATGGTCTCTTACAGCTCTTTTAAATTACTGATTGTGGGGCGGTAACGGGGTGATTGTGGGGTGTTGAAAGGTATTGATTGTGGGACGTTAATGGGGCTATTGTGGGGTGTTGAAAGGTAGTGATTGTAGGACGTTAATGGGGTGCTGAAAGGTAGTGATTGTAGGACGTTAATTGGGTGATTGTGGGGTGTTGAAAGGTAGTGATTGTGGGACGTTAATGGGGTGATTGTGGTGTGTTGAAAGGTAGTGATTGTGGGACGTTAATGGGGTGATTGTGGGGTGTTGAAAGGTAGTGATTGTAGGACGTTAATGGGGTGTTGAAAGGTAGTGATTGTGGGACGTTAATGGGGTGATTGTGAGGTGTTGAAAGGTAGTGATTGTAGGACGTTAATGGGGTGTTGAAAGGTAGTGATTGTGGGACGTTAATGGGGTGATTGTGAGGTGTTGAAAGGTAGTGATTGTGGGACGTTAATGGGGTGATTATAGGGTGTTGAAAGGTAGTGATTGTAGGAGGTTAGTGTGGTGATTGTGGGGTGTTGAAGGTGATTGTTGGGGTGTCGACGTTAGGGGTTGAGGGGGGTTGGGGAAATATCGCCCCCCCAAACCACCAAAATGATGCATGATTACCGATTGTCGGAGCTGACAAATACAGTAACTGTATTCAGGTTGACAACAACAAAATAAATCAAATGTGAGAGAGAAAAATCAGTAGGAGtcatgacaaggattcgaacccgcgcaACTGGCGTGCCCCTCCTCTtccatctccaccccccccccttcccccctccttttTATGACTTTGGAAATCATTTTGGTCCCTCTTTCAGGGCAAAATTTATTGACGAATTATTTTCTCCCTTTTATACTATTTTTGTTCCTTttttttaccataatttttttACCAAAACACAAATAAAAGATAATAAAATGTGACTTGTTATATAATTATCATAAGAATAATTTAATGGGCTACTGTGTTACTAGCCTGGGCTACTGTGTTACTAGCCTGGGCTACTGTGTTACTAGCCTGGGCTACTGTGTTACTAGCCTGGGCTACTGTGTTTCTAGCCTGGGCTACTGTGTTACTAGCCTGGGCTACTGTGTTACTAGCCTGGGCTACTGTGTTTCTAGCCTGGGCTACTGTGTTACTAGCCTGGGCTACTGTGTTACTAGCCTGGGCTACTGTGTTACTAGCCTGGGCTACTGTGTTTCTAGCCTGGGCTACTGTGTTACTAGCCTGGGCTACTGTGTTACTAGCCTGGGCTACTGTGTTACTAGCCTGGGCTACTGTGTTACTAGCCTGGGCTACTGTGTTACTAGCCTGGGCTACTGTGTTTCTAGCCTGGGCTACTGTGTTACTAGCCTGGGCTACTGTGTTTCTAGCCTGGGCTACTGTGTTACTAGCCTGGGCTACTGTGTTACTAGCCTGGGCTACTGTGTTACTAGCCTGGGCTACTGTGTTACTAGCCTGGGCTACTGTGTTTCTAGCCTGGGCTACTGTGTTACTAGCCTGGGCTACTGTGTTACTAGCCTGGGCTACTGTGTTACTAGCCTGGGCTACTGTGTTACTAGCCTGGGCTAATGTGTTACTAGCCTGGGCTACTGTGTTACTAGCCTGGGCTAATGTGTTACTAGCCTGGGCTACTGTGTTACTAGCCTGGGCTACTGTGTTACTAGCCTGGGCTAATGTGTTACTAGCCTGGGCTAATGTGTTACTAGCCTGGGCTAATGTGTTACTAGCCTGGGCTACTGTGTAACTAGCCTGGGCTACTGTGTTTCTAGCCTGGGCTACTGTGTTACTAGCCTGGGCTACTGTGTTTCTAGCCTGGGCTACTGTGTTACTAGCCTGGGCTACTGTGTTACTAGCCTGGGCTACTGTGTTACTAGCCTAGGCTACTGTGTTTCTAGCCTGGGCTACTGTGTTTCTAGCCTGGGCTACTGTGTTACTAGCCTGGGCTACTGTGTTACTAGCCTGGGCTACTGTGTTACTAGCCTGGGCTACTGTGTTACTAGCCTGGGCTACTGTGTTACTAGCCTGGGCTACTGTGTTACTAGCCTAGGCTACTGTGTTTCTAGCCTGGGCTACTGTGTTACTAGCCTGGGCTACTGTGTTACTAGCCTGGGCTACTGTGTTACTAGCCTGGGCTACTGTGTTTCTAGCCTGGGCTACTGTGTTTCTAGCCTGGGCTACTGTGTTTCTAGCCTGGGCTACTGTGTTACTAGCCTGGGCTACTGTGTTTCTAGCCTGGGCTACTGTGTTTCTAGCCTGGGCTACTGTGTTACTAGCCTGGGCTACTGTGTTTCTAGCCTGGGCTACTGTGTTATTAGCCTGGGCTACTGTGTTTCTAGCCTGGGCTACTGTGTTACTAGCCTGGGCTACTGTGTTTCTAGCCTGGGCTACTGTGTTACTAGCCTGGGCTACTGTGTTTCTAGCCTGGGCTACTGTGTTTCTAGCCTTGGCTACTGTGTTTCTAGCCTTGGCTACTGTGTTTCTAGCCTGGGCTACTGTGTTTCTAGCCTGGGCTACTGTGTTTCTAGCCTGGGCTACTGTGTTTCTAGCCTGGGCTACTGTGAGTTTAAAATACCAGTTAATTCTGgtattttaataatattttaatttttctgGTATTTTTTTAACCAGTTAAATCTGGTAATTCTGGTATATATG
This genomic window contains:
- the LOC138364657 gene encoding uncharacterized protein gives rise to the protein MGYCVTSLGYCVTSLGYCVTSLGYCVTSLGYCVSSLGYCVTSLGYCVTSLGYCVSSLGYCVTSLGYCVTSLGYCVTSLGYCVSSLGYCVTSLGYCVTSLGYCVTSLGYCVTSLGYCVTSLGYCVSSLGYCVTSLGYCVSSLGYCVTSLGYCVTSLGYCVTSLGYCVTSLGYCVSSLGYCVTSLGYCVTSLGYCVTSLGYCVTSLG